Proteins encoded together in one Telopea speciosissima isolate NSW1024214 ecotype Mountain lineage chromosome 6, Tspe_v1, whole genome shotgun sequence window:
- the LOC122665557 gene encoding uncharacterized protein LOC122665557 — protein MAEYEAWAIGVEATLSIGLKRLEVYGDSSLIICQMQGKWKTTDEKLIPYQEHVETLSREFKEITFSYLPKDNNRLADAFATLASMVEMESEIKVHPITINLRHQPAYINHIYTLKVDGRPWYASIVDLIREERYLKDAITKEKHFLRRYDIQFILQEDILYKRSYDGVQLLCVDEE, from the coding sequence ATGGCTGAATACGAAGCCTGGGCCATAGGAGTTGAGGCCACCTTATCAATAGGACTCAAGAGACTAGAAGTCTATGGGGATTCTTCCTTGATCATATgccaaatgcaaggaaaatggaaaacaacGGATGAGAAATTAATTCCCTATCAAGAACATGTTGAAACACTATCTAGGGAATTCAAGGAGATCACTTTCTCCTACCTGCCAAAAGATAACAATCGGCTCGCCGATGCATTTGCCACATTGGCATCCATGGTTGAGATGGAATCcgaaataaaagtgcatccaatCACAATCAACCTCCGACATCAACCAGCGTACATTAATCACATCTACACACTGAAGGTTGATGGAAGACCATGGTATGCAAGCATAGTAGATCTCATCAGAGAAGAACGATACCTTAAGGATGCTATAACCAAGGAAAAGCATTTCTTGAGAAGATACGACATACAGTTCATTCTACAAGAGGACATTCTATACAAGAGATCGTACGACGGGGTACAATTGTTATGTGTTGATGAAGAATAA